From a single Camarhynchus parvulus chromosome 6, STF_HiC, whole genome shotgun sequence genomic region:
- the LRRC18 gene encoding leucine-rich repeat-containing protein 18, producing MPKGKGKGKGPQGKRITLKVAKNSMRVLFNGRRRLELSKMGIAVFPKCLLELADVEEIDLSRNMLRKIPNIIEKFQNLMWLDLHSNQIDELPPEIGTLRNLTYLNLCNNKLTTKGLPEELTLLRNLRTLNLGLNCLESIPTTLGSLKELIELGLFDNSLTIIPKSVKKLPKIERMNVKRNPLPEFAKEEEPIDTIKRIESLYLVEKKDLCNSCLQTCQGERDELHKLEDMTPGPSEKPDFTSLITPNSTAIENQEEWRIKDDNPSNTPRHSPDPEDP from the coding sequence ATGCccaagggaaagggaaaaggaaaaggtcCACAAGGGAAAAGGATCACCTTGAAAGTGGCCAAAAATTCAATGCGGGTACTTTTTAATGGAAGGCGCCGTCTTGAGCTAAGCAAAATGGGCATTGCCGTGTTCCCCAAGTGCCTTCTGGAGCTGGCTGACGTGGAGGAAATTGATTTGAGCAGAAACATGTTAAGAAAGATTCCAAACATCATTGAGAAGTTCCAAAATCTGATGTGGCTGGACCTGCATAGTAACCAGATTGATGAGCTGCCCCCAGAGATAGGCACACTTCGCAACCTTACTTACCTGAATTTATGCAACAACAAGCTGACCACAAAAGGTCTGCCAGAGGAGTTGACCCTTCTCAGGAACCTGCGTACTCTCAACCTTGGCTTAAACTGTCTTGAGAGTATTCCCACCACTCTTGGGTCCCTGAAGGAACTTATTGAGCTAGGTCTCTTTGACAACTCCTTGACCATCATCCCGAAGAGTGTGAAAAAGCTCCCCAAGATTGAGAGAATGAATGTAAAAAGAAACCCTTTGCCAGAATTTGCAAAGGAAGAGGAGCCAATTGACACCATTAAACGCATAGAATCGCTTTACTTAGTAGAAAAGAAAGACCTGTGCAATTCCTGCCTGCAGACCTGCCAGGGTGAGAGGGACGAGCTGCACAAGTTGGAGGACATGACACCCGGCCCCTCAGAGAAGCCAGATTTCACTTCACTCATTACACCCAATTCTACTGCAATAGAAAACCAAGAAGAGTGGAGAATAAAAGACGACAATCCTTCAAATACACCAAGGCACTCTCCAGACCCTGAAGATCCATGA